From Clarias gariepinus isolate MV-2021 ecotype Netherlands chromosome 2, CGAR_prim_01v2, whole genome shotgun sequence, one genomic window encodes:
- the LOC128541506 gene encoding trace amine-associated receptor 13c-like: protein MFMNLTEFNESDPCEYFSCPERSVSPAVYILLYVCLAPVVLLTVCGNLLVIISVFHFKQLHTPTNMLVLSLAVSDFLIGALVMPLLFIWTIESCWIFNTGSCMSLMITSFFLGNQSVYNIAFIAVDRYLALSSPFFYTNTITVKTMCIMVSSNWCVCLIYNILFCHFSGSFTSSVMCPGQCFSVPNEVWTVIDLIFSFIFPLSVIIILYTQVFVIAKKHATAIRELNNHTRPKTQKITSHSMKSERKAAKVLGILVSVFLACLLPYFIYSSLGNVIKLEPEISHKVLVMIYLNSTINPFIYALFYPWFRRCVKIIITLQIFQTDSELINVLSS, encoded by the coding sequence ATGTTCATGAATCTGACAGAGTTTAATGAGTCTGATCCCTGTGAGTATTTCTCCTGTCCAGAGAGATCTGTATCTCCTGCAGTTTATATCTTACTGTACGTGTGTTTAGCTCCTGTGGTTCTGCTAACAGTGTGTGGAAATCTGCTGGtcatcatctctgtttttcactttaagcagcttcacacaccaaCTAACATGCTTGTGCTCTCTCTGGCTGTGTCGGATTTCTTAATTGGTGCTTTAGTGATGCCGCTGCTATTTATTTGGACAATCGAATCGTGCTGGATATTTAATACAGGAAGCTGCATGTCCTTGATGATTACTTCATTTTTTCTAGGGAACCAGTCTGTCTATAATATTGCTTTCATCGCTGTAGATCGATATTTGGCTCTGTCAAGCCCATTTttctacacaaacacaatcactgTAAAAACGATGTGCATCATGGTTTCTTCTAACTGGTGTGTATGTCTTATATACAACatacttttttgtcattttagtgGGAGTTTCACAAGTTCTGTAATGTGTCCTGGACAATGTTTCTCAGTTCCAAATGAGGTTTGGACTGTAATTGATctcatattttcatttatatttccactttctgttataatcatattgtatactcaagtttttgtgattgctaagaaacatgccactgctatcagagagcttaataatcacacacggcctaaaacacagaaaatcacctcacactcaatgaaatctgagagaaaagcagctaaagtcctcggcattttagtgtctgtgtttctggcCTGTTTgcttccatattttatttacagttcgTTAGGCAATGTTATTAAACTAGAGCCAGAAATATCACATAAAGTCCTTGTTATGATATATCTTAATTCCAccattaatccatttatttatgctttgtTTTATCCATGGTTTAGGAGGTGTGTTAAAATAATCATTACCTTGCAAATATTTCAAACAGACTCTGAATTAATCAATGTTCTTTCTTCATAA
- the LOC128541516 gene encoding trace amine-associated receptor 13c-like, which yields MFMNQSDPCEHFSCPERSVSPAVYILLYVCLAPVVLLTVCGNLLVIISVFHFKQLHTPTNMLVLSLAVSDFLIGALVMPLLFIWTIESCWIFNTGSCMSLMITSFFLENQSIYNIAFIAVDRYLALTNPFFYTNTITVKTMCIMVSSNWCVCLIYNILFCHFSGSFTSSVMCPGKCFSVPNEVWTVIDLIFSFIFPLSVIIILYTQVFVIAKKHATAIRELNNHTRPKTQKITSHSMKSERKAAKVLGFLVSVFLVCLIPYFIYSLLGNVIKLEPEISHKVLVILYLNSTINPFIYALFYPWFRRCVKIIITLQIFQTDSELINVLSS from the coding sequence ATGTTCATGAACCAGTCTGATCCCTGTGAGCATTTCTCCTGTCCAGAGAGATCTGTATCTCCTGCAGTTTATATCTTACTGTACGTGTGTTTAGCTCCTGTGGTTCTGCTAACAGTGTGTGGAAATCTGCTGGtcatcatctctgtttttcactttaagcagcttcacacaccaaCTAACATGCTTGTGCTCTCTCTGGCTGTGTCGGATTTCTTAATTGGTGCTTTAGTGATGCCGCTCTTATTTATTTGGACAATCGAATCGTGCTGGATATTTAATACAGGAAGCTGCATGTCCTTGATGATCACTTCATTTTTTCTAGAAAACCAGTCCATCTATAATATTGCTTTCATCGCTGTAGATCGATATTTGGCTCTGACAAACCCATTTttctacacaaacacaatcactgTAAAAACAATGTGCATCATGGTTTCTTCTAACTGGTGTGTATGTCTTATATACAACatacttttttgtcattttagtgGGAGTTTCACAAGTTCTGTAATGTGTCCTGGAAAGTGTTTCTCAGTTCCAAATGAGGTTTGGACTGTAATTGATctcatattttcatttatatttccactttctgttataatcatattgtatactcaagtttttgtgattgctaagaaacatgccactgctatcagagagcttaataatcacacacggcctaaaacacagaaaatcacctcacactcaatgaaatctgagagaaaagcagctaaagtTCTCGGCtttttagtgtctgtgtttctggtTTGTTTAattccttattttatttatagtttgttAGGCAATGTTATTAAACTAGAGCCAGAAATTTCACATAAAGTCCTTGTTATATTATATCTCAATTCCAccattaatccatttatttatgctctgtTTTATCCATGGTTTAGGAGGTGTGTTAAAATAATCATTACCTTGCAAATATTTCAAACAGACTCTGAATTAATCAATGTTCTTTCTTCATAA